GAAAACGTCAAAACGAAGAATCGCaccttaaaactaaattaatcaacttgtgaacttcaaacttcttcaaCTAGCAACTAGCAACACGCAATGACTCATACTTAGACAACTCGGAATGACggcaaattttgcatacaacttatAAATTACCATATGGACCTATTCTCAAGCTTGAAATCTCAATTGGACCTTGATAACCTTAAATTCTACTTTAcgccaaatttaaagaacttgaaaaccTCCAATGTGCCAACTTTCAACATTAAGCGTCGAAACACTCCCAGATCACTTGAAACTTGATCCGAACACACGCCTAagtcaaaatcatcatacaaacctattggaaccatcaaatcccCGTTCCtaggtcttttactcaaaatattgactcaAGTAAAACTTGGTCATCTAGGCCTCTATTAAGGAActaatagcatgtttggccaCGCTTTCTTTTTAAGAAATCCACTAGGCATaacctagggctagtttttatatATCTAAATCAAAAAAACGAGAACAAGATGTCAGGAGGTCTTACATGATGAAAATGATAAACTTTGACAATTACATAGTTCCTACTATCAATGTTGAGCATTGTACTCAACATTGATATCACATTATGACCTCTAACAAAATACTGCatatcaaaaataaaaactaGCCAAGAAATGTCTTCAAACTTGAGAACATTGAAACATGATGTTTTGCCAAATTCTTGATCGTGCTTCCACTGATGTATCAACTGTGATTCTGCACCTTCCTCAACATTGAGTATACCAGTTCCTTGTTCTTCCTTTACCATATTGATCCAGTTCATGACAACCTGCATTGCATTGATGTTCCATAGATTGTCCAGCTTCCCATCGTGTGTGCCTTCTTTTCTATCAGTCCTGCTCCATACCATGTTAGCTTCCTCAATATGCATGTGATTCAAACAACCTACTTCCTTATGTATCTTCCTTGATCAGTTGCCTGCATTTCTCAGTAAGTGGATTTTCCAGCATTGTCAACCATGTGTTTGCATGCCCTGTTGTAGGAGAGATTCGTGTGATTTCCCGTCTTCTTTTGATGCCTTCTGCAGTTGGTTTCTTTCATGGGATGTGTAGTTATTTAGGACCATTGAGGAGTAATTCCACCAAGCATCATTTGTTCCCATTCTTACTTGTCCAAAGAACCAGACGTGCAGATAATTGGACAAAGACCTAGGCAGACCTCTGTTGCTCGTGCCCAGTTTTACATTAAATCGTGTAATCTCCACCATGCTTGTTTCCTCTCCAGTGCGTTGAGCCATTCTTGTAGTATAGGAGTATTGGAGTACATTGGTGATTTACCACAGCTTGTCTCCATTTCTCCCAGAAGTGATTGCCAACAGCCCAGTATGACCACATTTTGTTTCATTAGATGACTGCTCATTGCTACCATGCTTATGCCTATAATTTGTACTCCTTCCAGGGAATGAGCATATGCTGATACCACCCATGGAAATTGTGCCAAATTATGGTGCATGGCTACAGTAACTTTCCCTGCTGCTGCATCCAATTTGAGTGTCAACAGTCCTTGTTCATTCCGTTGCTACGACATATTTGCTTCCTCTTGATCCATTTGTTCCCAAAATTCAGCTGCCTTATATATCCGTGTTGAACATGTGCATGTGATAGGACTCCTATTATCAATATTGAGGAATAACCTCAGAAATGATATTACATAGGAAAAACAATTCAGATGTAGTTGCATTCTACTAGCTACTTCCCAGCAATTGCATGCATGGCCTCTTTACTTGTGTTTGTGTTGAATTTGCAATTGTTGTTGGTTAGCCACTGCCCAGAAAAGACACAAGTTATTTCCTTGCCTGATCAAAGAAGCATTGCACTCGAACTTGGTAACGCCATTCGAACCCAATTCAGTCATATGACTGTGCCAAGTGAGGCTTACTGAAAGTGTATTTGTTTCAATTATGTTGTGTATGACTCCAGTAACGTATGTTGTTCCTTTGCTCGTTGTTGAGTTCCTTGCTTGTCCTTCAGCTTTGTACCAGTAGATACAGTGTTTTTTAACTGCAAGTGAGGTATGTTGCAACTCTATGTCTGAACTTTGCTATGTTGTTTCATGTATGCATGAAGTGATGATCTCCATCCTTTTATTGATGCCTCTCGTAGCTGGTTTCTTTCTTTGGATGTGTATTTTAAAAACATTGAGGAGTAAATCCATCATGAATCTTTTGTTCCCATTCTTACTTGTCCAAGGAACCAAGTGTGCataaaaagagaaacaaaagctAGGTAGACCTCTGCTGCATGCCCAGCTTTTCACGGATTGAGTGCAATGCACTAATATCGCTATCTAGAGTTTCATTAAAAGGTACTGCATAGACGTATCACCTGCAAAAAAGAAAATCATGTTAGTAAAATATCTCACCATACTCTCTTCCCTAAGGATTTGCGTATGGTGATCATCTGTAGAGTTCCTTGGCCCTTCCTCCTCTTTTGATACCCCTTCTCCACTCCTGCCTATCTCCTTGCAACAGAAACTCTTATACATGGGCATTGTAGTTTGTCTGAATTCACCAACGTTCTCCCTTGTAAATCCAACTCCTCAAATCCATGACACTCCATAGGGCCATTGTCTAGTGCATAATTTGCAATGTGATCTGCTAACTGGTTGCCTTCTTTGAGGGTGTGAGACAATTTTACATTAGCTCTATTCATTAGTTCTCCAATATCCTCCACCATTGTTCCTATTACCCATGGGGGATTCCATTCTCCAGTTAATGCCTTCTTTAATAACATTGAATCTGTGTGCAAGTCTATCAGAGCATAGTCATGTTGCACGCAGAACTTCATAGCCTCATAAATGGCCTTTGCTTCAGCAACTGAATTTGAACCTTCTTGTATTTCCTTGCCACATGTATACAGAACATCTCCCTCCTCGTTTCTTAGAACAAAACCAATAGAACTCCTACCAGGATTGCCTCTAGAAACTCCATCTGTATTGACTTTGACCCAACCTTGTTCTTGGAAATCCCATAGCACCTTTGTGTATTTAAGGGTTGGTGTGAATTGCTCTATCATCTTTCACGTGTCTGGCCACCTGTGAGGAACCTGCTGAACTCCTAGTTTCCTTACCTTGATGAGTGACTGCATAGTAGTGGATATCTGGTAAATCACTTTATTGATAGTGACTGCATCTCCATACTTGTAACTATTTCTTCTCTTCCATAATTCACATACAATTACAGATGGCAAGGCTTGGATGATTGGTTTCAATCTTGGTACTACATCTGCAGTCCAGCATTTGATAATAGCTTGATGCAATGTAAGTCCTTCTGTTGCAATGCCTGCATATCCAAGGTAATACTTCCACACTTTGTTTGTTGCATATGAGGTAAAGAACATGTGTTGTGTTGTCTCCTCCTTTGGTTCTACACAACACCAACACTTGGATGCCATTAGGTACCCTAGTCTTCTGAAAAAAGCATCAAGTGGTAGCTTATTTCTCCACACCTTCCACATGAAAAAAACTATTTTGAATGGCAATCCCTTCACCCATATCTTCCAACATGCTGACATTGGTTCTGATCTTCTTCTCAAATAGTCCCAAGTTGTCCTAACACTAAAGAAACCTCTAGATTCCAGCATCCAGCAAGGTACATCAAGAACCCCTTGTTCTATAGGTGGCTGGATAATCTCTATGATGTGTTCTGCATATTCCTCAGGTAGTATTTGAAATAGCCTTTCTGCATTCCACTCTCCACCTTCTATCACATCCCACACCTTATGCACAGATTCATTAACACCAAACTCTTGTGGAACTAAAAAATACAATGCCCCCAAACCTGTCCAATTGTCATACCAAAATAATGAGGAGCCCGTTCTTGGATGCCACATGATCTGATGTTCAATCAAGTCCATTTACTCCAGCATCTTTCTCCAATCATGAGACCCTGTCCTCCATGGTACTATCACCGAATTTAGCTTTTTGCAGTACTTTTGGCTAATGAAAGAACTCCAAATACTAGGCTTGGTTCTATAATTCCACCACAGTTTGCAAAAGAGAGCTTTTGCCACATCATGAAGAGACCTGAACCCAACCCCCCTTCATCCTGTGGCATACATAGAGTGGCCCATGATGCCAAATGCCCGTTGGTCCCTGTGACTGAACTACTCCAGAAAAACTAAGCAAAGATCTTATGCAATCGATTGATCATATAATTTGGAGGGTTTACAGTTGATAGCAAGTGAATTTCCATGCTCTGCAGTACATGAGCAATGAGTACTACCCTGCCACCTATGGACAATAGCTTGCCTTTCCACAATTGTAGTCTGTCCAATACTTTGGTGATCATAGGCTAGTAATACTCCATCTTCCTCCTTGAGTAAAAAATCGGACATCCCAGGTATATAATTGGAAAATCTTGCCTCTTTATTCCTGTGACCCTCTCCACTTTGTCTGCCACTTCTGCATCTGTTAAATGATAAAGATACAC
This sequence is a window from Nicotiana sylvestris chromosome 3, ASM39365v2, whole genome shotgun sequence. Protein-coding genes within it:
- the LOC138887573 gene encoding uncharacterized protein, which produces MDLIEHQIMWHPRTGSSLFWYDNWTGLGALYFLVPQEFGVNESVHKVWDVIEGGEWNAERLFQILPEEYAEHIIEIIQPPIEQGVLDVPCWMLESRGFFSVRTTWDYLRRRSEPMSACWKIWVKGLPFKIVFFMWKVWRNKLPLDAFFRRLGYLMASKCWCCVEPKEETTQHMFFTSYATNKVWKYYLGYAGIATEGLTLHQAIIKCWTADVVPRLKPIIQALPSVIVCELWKRRNSYKYGDAVTINKVIYQISTTMQSLIKVRKLGVQQVPHRWPDT